A genomic window from Lycium barbarum isolate Lr01 chromosome 4, ASM1917538v2, whole genome shotgun sequence includes:
- the LOC132637731 gene encoding uncharacterized protein LOC132637731, which produces MGNCIRKESSMQWGGEDWGFQSPVPEINENLCHRKTMKLEEDQLLMSKRSNLSSSTQVLVKEVKVKITKKQLSELMGKADVQGLSVHQLFTQLMNVSERFELHQHSWRPALQSIPEDS; this is translated from the coding sequence ATGGGAAACTGTATAAGAAAAGAGTCCTCCATGCAATGGGGAGGGGAAGACTGGGGCTTCCAGTCTCCGGTACCAGAAATTAACGAAAATTTGTGTCATCGTAAAACGATGAAGCTAGAGGAAGATCAACTCCTCATGAGTAAGAGAAGCAATCTTTCTTCTTCAACGCAAGTATTAGTAAAAGAAGTAAAAGTTAAGATCACGAAGAAGCAGTTGTCAGAGCTGATGGGTAAGGCAGACGTGCAAGGCCTATCCGTACATCAACTGTTCACGCAGTTGATGAACGTTAGTGAGAGATTTGAGCTGCATCAACACTCGTGGAGGCCTGCCTTACAGAGTATACCAGAGGACAGTTAA